The following are encoded together in the Gammaproteobacteria bacterium genome:
- a CDS encoding TolC family outer membrane protein → MRLACPLLNRSVVNISFLVLAIFGVSNSYGAELSSFVADTISAHPNVREQVHLFRQNIEDKEIAKSGWKPRVDLEASFGSFKGESPVTGPNSIDYESSRAELSVTQNLYNGSDTKYQVSQTEARINASLFEIYDAADNIGLDATQAYLEVLKQQRLYELAIKNVNSHEAILEQIQVRSLSGVGRRSQLEQTEGRVASAHASLIAQQNNLQDAATQFHQVAGRYVDPSTLIEPVLPAHPGLSIEDLTTRALSNHPALQVANYNIQAAQADYRRSRSKNKPTIDLRLAQEIGEDINGLDGSTDELSLVLNLNYNLYRGGADRAAQRQKISVIHEREQFATRVRRQVINALRLSWAADKSLSKQLAFLQEHVEKSEATLSSYREEFFIGQRDLINVLDAENELNGAQNRHTEAYFDYLAARYRIHEALGSLFESLNLDAKIADQDLQVSRIQARGEDVLPYNNDYDADAVVNPTDHCDNTIRDDTVDGFGCRNQPEIDFEQYQSFDVSAVDGGYRAFSLKDENSAMLKKLNTLPVLTDDKFNLVQDTILTIAQEDLLSNDKDAEGDSLHIQRYSQPDNGRLASDTNNNLIYRPDEGYIGDDQFTYTVSDSSGDSSTATVYLQVVSIEGIDLSETQFVNFLYNETALTDASENKVDSIIAALHKSSNSEIWIFAHTDDVGSSRYNLALSKRRADALQGLLIEHGIDAKRIKANGIGENKPLADNMTESGRAINRRGEFHFRETSGLWQEEK, encoded by the coding sequence TTGAGGATAAGGAAATTGCCAAAAGTGGTTGGAAACCCCGCGTTGACTTAGAGGCATCTTTTGGTTCATTTAAAGGCGAATCACCCGTAACAGGGCCGAATTCAATCGATTATGAAAGTTCTCGTGCCGAGCTGTCAGTGACTCAAAATCTCTATAACGGTTCTGATACTAAATATCAAGTTAGCCAAACAGAGGCGAGAATTAATGCATCATTATTTGAGATATATGATGCGGCGGATAATATTGGATTAGATGCGACACAGGCCTATTTAGAAGTACTTAAACAACAACGTTTGTATGAACTTGCCATTAAGAATGTTAATTCTCATGAAGCTATTCTTGAGCAGATTCAAGTCAGAAGCCTTTCGGGAGTGGGTCGTCGATCACAATTGGAACAAACAGAGGGTCGTGTCGCCAGCGCGCATGCCAGCTTAATTGCACAGCAAAACAATTTACAAGATGCGGCGACACAGTTCCATCAAGTCGCTGGGCGATATGTTGATCCATCGACATTAATCGAGCCTGTTTTGCCTGCACACCCAGGTTTAAGCATTGAAGACTTAACCACACGTGCATTAAGCAATCATCCTGCACTGCAAGTAGCTAACTATAATATACAAGCTGCACAAGCAGATTATCGCCGCTCACGCAGTAAAAATAAACCCACTATCGATTTACGTTTGGCACAAGAAATTGGTGAAGATATCAATGGGTTAGATGGCAGTACTGATGAACTTAGTTTGGTGCTTAACCTTAATTACAACCTTTATCGTGGCGGTGCTGATCGCGCGGCGCAAAGACAGAAGATTAGTGTAATACATGAGCGCGAACAGTTTGCTACGCGAGTGCGCAGACAAGTGATTAATGCACTGCGATTGTCTTGGGCGGCAGACAAGTCCCTCAGCAAGCAGCTTGCTTTTTTGCAAGAGCATGTTGAAAAATCTGAAGCCACTTTAAGTTCGTATCGGGAGGAATTTTTTATTGGTCAGCGTGATTTGATTAATGTTCTCGATGCAGAAAATGAACTAAATGGCGCCCAAAATAGACATACAGAAGCCTATTTTGATTATCTCGCTGCACGTTACCGTATTCACGAAGCCCTGGGTAGTTTGTTTGAGTCTTTGAACCTTGATGCGAAAATTGCTGATCAAGATTTGCAGGTTTCTCGTATCCAAGCCAGAGGCGAAGATGTTTTGCCTTACAATAATGATTACGACGCAGACGCTGTTGTTAATCCTACTGACCATTGTGACAACACAATTAGAGATGACACAGTGGATGGGTTCGGTTGCCGTAATCAGCCTGAAATTGACTTTGAGCAATACCAATCCTTTGATGTATCAGCAGTCGATGGTGGTTACAGAGCATTTTCTCTCAAAGACGAAAATAGTGCCATGCTTAAAAAGCTAAATACGTTGCCTGTACTCACAGACGATAAGTTTAATCTGGTGCAAGATACTATTTTGACGATTGCACAGGAAGACCTACTGAGTAACGATAAGGATGCAGAGGGTGATAGTCTGCATATTCAGCGCTATTCCCAACCTGATAATGGGAGATTAGCATCGGATACTAACAACAATCTAATTTATCGCCCTGATGAAGGTTATATTGGTGACGATCAATTTACTTATACCGTATCTGATAGTAGTGGTGATTCTTCAACAGCGACTGTGTATTTGCAGGTAGTTTCGATTGAGGGAATAGATTTATCAGAAACGCAGTTTGTGAACTTTCTCTACAATGAAACAGCATTAACAGATGCATCCGAGAATAAAGTTGATTCAATTATTGCTGCTCTGCATAAATCCTCAAATTCCGAAATTTGGATATTTGCACATACCGATGATGTAGGCTCTAGTCGCTATAATTTAGCGCTTTCAAAAAGACGTGCCGATGCTTTACAAGGATTGCTTATTGAGCACGGCATAGATGCCAAAAGAATAAAAGCAAATGGTATTGGTGAAAATAAGCCATTGGCCGATAACATGACAGAGTCAGGCCGTGCGATTAATCGACGTGGAGAATTTCACTTCCGCGAAACCTCAGGGCTTTGGCAAGAAGAAAAATAG
- a CDS encoding transglutaminase-like cysteine peptidase, whose product MFWQANGLRGSYKSGARSTSVILFFLFMALFPSQQNAKPFADNLLLERLLNKYNNEAKNRGIALNVLLERLNEKPVSKKLIEVNRFFNAFYYKGDIELWGVNDYWATPEEFIGLHQGDCEDYVISKYFALRALGVKDEQLYLTYVKATRENVAHMVLSYFETPQGIPLVLDNYELRIMSADKRTDLLPVYSFNAKSLFLTNASAGLGRALPTDKVKNSKWEQLLTNIGKVDS is encoded by the coding sequence ATGTTTTGGCAAGCAAATGGATTGCGTGGAAGTTACAAATCGGGTGCTCGTAGTACCAGCGTAATTCTATTTTTCTTGTTTATGGCGCTATTCCCTTCACAACAGAATGCGAAACCGTTCGCTGATAACCTACTGTTAGAACGTTTGCTCAATAAATACAATAATGAAGCGAAAAATCGCGGTATTGCGTTGAATGTATTGCTTGAGAGGTTGAATGAAAAGCCAGTCTCCAAAAAACTGATAGAAGTTAATCGTTTTTTTAATGCCTTTTATTATAAGGGCGATATAGAGCTATGGGGCGTTAACGATTATTGGGCAACGCCGGAAGAATTTATCGGCCTCCACCAAGGTGACTGTGAAGACTATGTTATTTCAAAATACTTTGCCTTGCGCGCCTTAGGTGTCAAGGACGAACAACTTTATTTGACTTATGTTAAGGCGACCAGAGAAAATGTGGCGCATATGGTGTTGAGCTATTTTGAAACACCACAAGGTATCCCATTGGTTTTAGATAATTACGAATTGCGTATTATGTCAGCGGACAAGCGAACCGATTTACTTCCCGTGTATAGCTTTAATGCTAAATCGTTGTTCTTAACTAATGCATCAGCAGGTTTGGGGCGGGCACTACCCACCGACAAGGTAAAAAATAGTAAATGGGAGCAACTACTTACTAATATAGGCAAGGTAGACTCATGA